From one Acidibrevibacterium fodinaquatile genomic stretch:
- the mscL gene encoding large conductance mechanosensitive channel protein MscL → MATSLPHLRSPSWLAEFKAFIMRGSVVDLAVGIVIGAAFTGVVNSLVKDIFNPLLGALIGGIDFSNVFLPLDGKHYASLTQAQAAGAATINFGLFINAIIQFLIVSFAIFWVIKALTRLRLHSAPPATGPSRTETLLGEIRDLLQARTAD, encoded by the coding sequence ATGGCCACCAGTCTTCCCCACCTTCGCTCGCCCTCCTGGCTCGCGGAATTCAAAGCCTTCATCATGCGCGGGAGCGTGGTCGATCTCGCGGTAGGCATCGTGATCGGCGCGGCTTTCACCGGCGTCGTCAACAGCCTGGTGAAAGACATCTTCAACCCGCTGCTCGGCGCGCTCATCGGTGGGATCGACTTTTCCAATGTCTTCCTCCCCCTCGATGGGAAGCATTATGCTTCGCTCACCCAAGCCCAGGCGGCCGGCGCGGCGACGATCAATTTCGGCCTCTTCATCAACGCCATCATCCAGTTCCTGATCGTCAGCTTCGCGATCTTCTGGGTGATCAAGGCGCTGACCCGGCTCCGGCTGCATAGCGCGCCGCCGGCCACCGGGCCGAGCAGGACCGAGACCTTGCTCGGCGAAATCCGCGACCTTTTGCAGGCCAGAACCGCCGACTGA
- a CDS encoding amidase, giving the protein METLLDIAAGLADGTLTARALVERSLARIGDPAGEGAQTFIKVHAEAARASAEAIDRLRAAGRAPSAFAGIPIALKDLFDIAGEPTPAGSRVLAAAPPAAAHASIVARLIAAGFIPVGRANMTEFAYSGLGLNPHYGTPRSPWRREIGHVPGGSSSGSAVAVADGMVAAAIGTDTGGSCRIPAAFCGITGYKPTARRIPRDGVLPLSETLDSVGPLAPRVACCAILDAIMAGAITAKPPAPLPVSGRRFAIPEGHAMAGLDPAIAHAFERACSILRDRGARIESRVFPPLEDIPAANRLGGFSAPEAYAWHRQLLAEHAALYDQRVAARILRGAEPRAADYVDLMVARARIIAAMDAETAGFDALILPTVPIAPPRIADVADDDAYQRVNLQTLRNTSLFNFLDRCAISLPCHTPGEAPAGLMLVGETMGDARLFAIAAGVEAALAGG; this is encoded by the coding sequence ATGGAAACGTTGCTCGACATCGCCGCCGGCCTCGCCGATGGCACGCTCACCGCGCGCGCGCTCGTTGAACGTTCGCTCGCGCGCATCGGAGACCCCGCCGGCGAAGGGGCGCAGACCTTTATCAAGGTCCATGCCGAGGCCGCGCGCGCCAGCGCCGAGGCGATCGACCGGCTGCGCGCGGCGGGAAGGGCGCCCTCGGCCTTCGCCGGCATTCCGATCGCGCTCAAGGATCTGTTCGATATCGCCGGCGAGCCGACCCCGGCGGGCTCGCGCGTGCTCGCCGCGGCGCCGCCGGCTGCGGCCCATGCGAGTATTGTTGCGCGCCTGATCGCCGCAGGCTTCATCCCCGTGGGCCGCGCCAACATGACCGAGTTCGCCTATTCCGGCCTCGGCCTCAACCCGCATTACGGCACGCCGCGCAGCCCCTGGCGGCGGGAGATCGGGCATGTCCCGGGCGGCAGCTCCTCGGGCTCGGCGGTTGCCGTCGCGGATGGCATGGTGGCTGCCGCGATCGGCACCGATACCGGTGGCTCCTGTCGCATTCCGGCGGCATTTTGCGGCATCACCGGCTATAAGCCGACGGCACGGCGGATCCCGCGCGACGGCGTCTTGCCGCTTTCGGAAACCCTCGATTCGGTCGGGCCGCTGGCGCCGCGCGTTGCTTGCTGCGCCATTCTCGATGCCATCATGGCGGGGGCGATCACCGCCAAGCCGCCAGCGCCGCTCCCGGTCAGCGGACGACGCTTCGCGATCCCGGAAGGGCACGCGATGGCGGGTCTCGACCCGGCGATCGCCCACGCGTTCGAGCGCGCTTGTTCGATTTTGCGCGATCGCGGGGCACGGATCGAGAGCCGCGTTTTCCCCCCGCTCGAAGACATTCCAGCAGCGAACCGCTTGGGCGGGTTCAGCGCCCCGGAAGCCTATGCGTGGCATCGTCAGCTGCTCGCCGAGCATGCCGCGCTCTATGACCAGCGTGTCGCCGCCCGCATTTTGCGCGGCGCCGAACCACGTGCCGCCGACTATGTTGATCTTATGGTGGCGCGGGCGCGCATCATCGCGGCGATGGATGCCGAAACCGCTGGCTTCGATGCCCTGATCCTGCCGACGGTGCCGATCGCGCCGCCACGCATCGCCGATGTCGCCGATGACGACGCCTATCAGCGCGTCAATCTGCAGACGCTGCGCAACACCTCGCTGTTCAATTTCCTCGACCGCTGCGCGATCAGCCTCCCTTGTCACACCCCCGGCGAGGCACCGGCGGGGCTGATGCTGGTCGGCGAGACGATGGGGGACGCCCGGCTATTTGCCATCGCCGCCGGCGTGGAAGCGGCGCTCGCGGGCGGGTGA
- a CDS encoding MFS transporter: MSARRRTGQVIFALGTTQTLAWASSYYLPAILAGPMAQGTGTTRTAVFAAVSASLLIAAVSGPAVGRAIDARGGRPILIASNLVFIVGLSALSLAHGPVALFAAWAVVGVGMALGLYDSAFATLAGLYGNAARGPITGITLFAGFASTIGWPLSAVLAAHFGWRGACLAWAGLHLVLGLPLNAFLVPRAPPPAPKPDEGEPRDQRREMVLLAYVFASAWFVTGAMATHLPQLLEMAGASPAAAIGAAALVGPAQVMARIVEFLFLRRTHPLIPARIATALHPLGAALLALWGAPLAVAFSLLYGAGNGILTIARGTLPLAIFGPEGYGARTGWLGAPARAAQALAPLLFGLILDRLGLYALLVSAGLCLSALAALFMLRKTAPLHSSAAK; this comes from the coding sequence GTGAGTGCGCGCCGTCGCACCGGGCAGGTGATTTTCGCGCTCGGCACCACGCAAACGCTGGCTTGGGCGTCGAGCTATTATCTGCCGGCGATCCTTGCCGGACCGATGGCGCAGGGAACGGGAACCACCCGGACGGCAGTATTCGCCGCGGTCTCCGCCTCGCTTTTGATCGCGGCGGTGAGCGGGCCGGCGGTGGGTCGGGCCATCGATGCCCGCGGCGGGCGGCCGATCTTGATCGCCTCCAATCTCGTCTTCATCGTCGGATTGAGCGCGCTTTCCTTGGCGCATGGGCCGGTTGCGCTGTTTGCCGCTTGGGCTGTGGTCGGCGTCGGGATGGCGCTCGGGCTTTATGATTCGGCCTTCGCGACGCTTGCCGGGCTTTACGGCAATGCCGCGCGCGGGCCGATCACCGGGATCACCTTGTTCGCCGGCTTCGCCTCCACCATCGGCTGGCCGCTCAGTGCCGTGCTCGCCGCGCATTTCGGCTGGCGCGGCGCCTGCCTCGCCTGGGCCGGGCTGCATCTCGTGCTCGGCTTGCCGCTAAACGCGTTTCTGGTGCCGCGTGCGCCACCGCCAGCGCCCAAGCCCGATGAGGGGGAGCCCCGCGATCAGCGCCGCGAGATGGTCTTGCTTGCCTATGTTTTCGCCAGCGCCTGGTTCGTCACCGGCGCGATGGCGACACATTTGCCGCAGCTTCTCGAGATGGCGGGGGCGAGCCCGGCGGCGGCGATCGGCGCGGCGGCGCTGGTCGGCCCGGCGCAGGTGATGGCGCGGATCGTCGAATTCCTGTTTCTCCGCCGCACCCATCCGCTGATCCCGGCGCGGATCGCGACCGCGCTGCACCCGTTGGGCGCGGCGCTGCTGGCGCTGTGGGGGGCGCCGCTCGCGGTCGCGTTTTCGCTGCTTTATGGCGCCGGCAACGGCATTCTAACGATCGCGCGCGGCACCTTGCCGCTGGCGATTTTCGGCCCCGAGGGCTATGGCGCGCGCACCGGCTGGCTCGGCGCCCCGGCGCGCGCGGCGCAGGCGTTGGCGCCCTTACTGTTCGGCCTGATCCTCGACCGGCTCGGGCTTTATGCGCTTCTCGTCTCCGCCGGGCTGTGCCTCTCCGCGCTCGCCGCGCTCTTCATGCTGCGCAAGACCGCGCCGCTCCACAGCAGCGCCGCGAAATAG
- a CDS encoding acyl-CoA dehydrogenase family protein — protein MDFDLSEEQSLLKDSVEKLILQNYDFEQRKKYLKTSEGFSPDLWARYAEMGLLGLPFAEADGGFGGGAVETMIVMEAFGRGLVLEPYFATVVLAGGLLRHAASPAQRAELIPAIAAGTLRLAFAHAERQARYDLADVTTRARESAGVWRVSGEKSLVLAGEHADRLIVSARVSGAQRAHEGIGLFLVDAKAPGVSRRGYALQDATRAAEISLSDTQAIPLGVPGEAFPVIARVVDEAIAALCAEAVGVMAAMHEVTLDYLRTRKQFGRAIGQFQVLQHRAVDMLVAIEQARSMAMFATMMAGEADATERRRAMAAAKIQIGRSGHKVGQEAIQLHGGIGMTMEYKVGHYFKRMTMIELLFGDADHHLAELAAAGGLIAV, from the coding sequence ATGGATTTCGATCTTAGCGAAGAACAATCGCTGCTCAAGGATAGCGTCGAAAAGCTCATCCTCCAAAATTACGATTTCGAGCAGCGGAAGAAATATCTCAAAACGTCCGAGGGGTTTTCGCCCGATCTCTGGGCACGATATGCCGAAATGGGGCTTCTCGGCTTGCCGTTCGCCGAGGCCGATGGCGGGTTCGGCGGCGGCGCGGTCGAGACCATGATCGTCATGGAGGCGTTCGGGCGCGGCCTCGTGCTCGAGCCCTATTTCGCGACCGTGGTGCTCGCCGGCGGCCTCTTGCGCCACGCGGCGAGCCCGGCGCAGCGCGCCGAGCTGATCCCGGCGATCGCCGCCGGCACGCTCCGCCTGGCGTTCGCGCACGCGGAACGGCAGGCGCGTTACGATCTCGCCGATGTCACCACGCGTGCGCGCGAAAGCGCCGGCGTCTGGCGCGTCAGCGGCGAGAAATCCCTTGTCCTCGCTGGCGAACATGCGGATCGGCTGATCGTCAGCGCGCGTGTTTCCGGCGCGCAGCGCGCGCATGAAGGGATCGGGCTTTTTCTCGTCGATGCCAAAGCGCCGGGCGTCTCGCGGCGCGGCTATGCCTTGCAGGATGCCACGCGGGCCGCGGAAATTTCGTTGAGCGACACGCAAGCGATACCGCTCGGCGTGCCGGGCGAGGCGTTTCCCGTCATCGCGCGGGTGGTGGATGAGGCGATCGCGGCGCTCTGCGCCGAGGCGGTCGGGGTGATGGCGGCGATGCACGAAGTGACGCTCGATTATCTCCGCACCCGCAAGCAATTCGGCCGTGCCATCGGACAATTCCAGGTGTTGCAGCACCGCGCCGTCGATATGCTGGTCGCGATCGAGCAGGCGCGCAGCATGGCGATGTTCGCGACGATGATGGCCGGAGAGGCGGACGCCACCGAGCGCCGGCGGGCGATGGCGGCGGCGAAAATCCAGATCGGGCGTTCGGGCCATAAAGTCGGCCAGGAGGCGATCCAGCTCCATGGCGGCATCGGCATGACGATGGAATACAAGGTCGGCCATTATTTCAAACGCATGACGATGATCGAGCTTCTGTTCGGCGATGCCGACCACCACCTCGCCGAACTCGCGGCGGCCGGAGGGCTCATCGCCGTCTGA
- the pimC gene encoding pimeloyl-CoA dehydrogenase large subunit — protein sequence MDLAFTKEEIAFRDEMRHFFRNEFPEAIRRKASEGRHLSRDEMVVSQRFLNARGLAVPHWPKAWGGRDWSPIQTYFYQDEMQQANVPPPLPFNVSMVGPVIATFGNERQKHEFLPKIANIDIWFCQGFSEPGSGSDLASLRTSAKRDGDHYVVNGQKTWTTLAQYADWIFCLVRTDPSAKPQEGISFLLIDMRSPGITVRPIQTIDGGHEVNEVFFDDVKVPLENLVGEENKGWDYAKFLLGNERTGIARVGTSKERIRRIKELAALERVGEQRVIDNPRFREKLAAVEVELKALELTQLRVVANERRGARGKPDPASSILKIKGSEIQQATTELLMDVVGPYAMPYQPQFEEGWNEPPIGPDYAAPAAPTYFNWRKISIYGGSNEIQRNIIAKAILGL from the coding sequence ATGGACCTCGCGTTCACCAAGGAAGAGATCGCTTTTCGCGACGAAATGCGGCATTTCTTTCGCAACGAGTTTCCCGAGGCGATCCGGCGCAAAGCGAGCGAGGGACGCCATCTTTCACGTGATGAGATGGTTGTCTCGCAGCGCTTTCTGAACGCGCGCGGGCTTGCTGTCCCGCATTGGCCCAAGGCATGGGGCGGGCGCGACTGGAGCCCGATCCAGACCTATTTCTATCAGGATGAGATGCAGCAGGCGAACGTGCCGCCGCCGCTGCCGTTCAATGTCAGCATGGTCGGGCCGGTCATCGCAACGTTTGGCAATGAGCGGCAAAAACACGAGTTCCTGCCCAAGATCGCCAATATCGATATCTGGTTTTGCCAGGGATTTTCCGAGCCGGGCTCGGGCTCCGATCTTGCGAGTCTGCGCACCAGTGCGAAACGCGATGGCGATCATTACGTCGTCAATGGCCAGAAAACCTGGACCACGCTCGCGCAATATGCGGATTGGATCTTCTGTCTCGTGCGCACCGATCCTTCTGCCAAGCCGCAGGAAGGCATTTCATTCCTGCTCATTGACATGCGATCGCCCGGCATCACGGTGCGTCCGATCCAGACCATCGATGGCGGGCATGAGGTCAACGAGGTGTTCTTCGATGATGTCAAGGTGCCGCTCGAAAACCTCGTCGGAGAAGAAAACAAGGGTTGGGATTACGCGAAATTCCTGCTCGGCAACGAGCGCACCGGCATTGCCCGCGTCGGCACCTCGAAAGAACGCATCCGGCGTATCAAGGAACTCGCGGCTCTCGAGCGCGTCGGCGAGCAACGGGTGATCGATAATCCGCGGTTTCGCGAAAAGCTGGCCGCCGTCGAGGTCGAATTGAAAGCGCTGGAGCTGACGCAGTTGCGCGTCGTTGCCAATGAGCGGCGCGGCGCCCGCGGCAAGCCCGATCCCGCCTCCTCGATCCTCAAGATCAAGGGCTCGGAAATCCAGCAGGCGACGACGGAATTGCTCATGGACGTGGTTGGTCCTTACGCCATGCCCTATCAGCCGCAATTCGAAGAAGGCTGGAACGAGCCGCCGATCGGCCCGGATTATGCCGCCCCCGCCGCCCCCACCTACTTCAACTGGCGTAAGATCTCGATCTATGGCGGCTCGAACGAGATCCAGCGCAACATCATCGCCAAGGCGATTCTCGGGCTCTGA
- a CDS encoding acetyl-CoA C-acyltransferase, whose product MVEAVIVATARTPIGKAGRGAFNLTHGADLGGHVIRHAVSRAGIEPGDVEEVVLGCAMPEGATGGNIARQAALRAGLPVSVSAMTVNRFCSSGLQAIAIAAQRVIVDGVPVAVAGGLESISLVQDHANRHHARNEWLEAHKPAIYMPMIETADIVAARYKVSREAQDEYALQSQQRIAAAQREGRLAEEIVAMSTVKAVVDKETGAVSHHPVTLEQDEGNRPETTLAGLAALKPVRGPEHFITAGNASQLSDGASVCVVMSDREASRRGLTPLGAFRGLTVAGCEPDEMGIGPVFAVPRLLQRQGLKMDDIDLWELNEAFASQVLYCRDRLGIPSDILNVDGGSIAIGHPYGMSGSRMTGHALIEGRRRGAKRAVITMCIGGGMGAAGLFEIF is encoded by the coding sequence ATGGTCGAAGCCGTCATCGTCGCCACTGCCCGCACGCCGATTGGCAAAGCCGGCCGCGGCGCCTTCAATCTCACGCATGGCGCCGATCTCGGCGGCCATGTCATCCGCCACGCGGTGAGCCGCGCCGGGATCGAGCCCGGTGACGTCGAGGAAGTGGTGCTCGGCTGCGCCATGCCGGAAGGGGCGACCGGCGGCAATATCGCGCGCCAGGCGGCGTTGCGCGCCGGGCTCCCGGTTAGCGTCTCGGCGATGACGGTTAATCGCTTTTGCTCTTCGGGTCTGCAAGCGATCGCGATCGCCGCTCAGCGCGTCATCGTCGATGGCGTGCCGGTCGCGGTCGCCGGCGGGCTCGAATCAATCAGCCTGGTGCAAGACCACGCCAATCGCCATCATGCCCGCAATGAGTGGCTAGAGGCGCACAAGCCGGCGATCTACATGCCGATGATCGAAACCGCCGATATCGTCGCCGCGCGCTATAAAGTCTCGCGCGAGGCGCAGGATGAATACGCGTTGCAAAGCCAGCAACGCATCGCCGCGGCGCAGCGGGAAGGCAGGCTCGCCGAGGAGATCGTCGCGATGAGTACGGTAAAAGCCGTCGTCGATAAGGAAACCGGTGCCGTCTCCCACCATCCGGTCACCCTTGAGCAGGATGAGGGCAATCGGCCGGAGACGACGCTCGCCGGGCTCGCCGCGTTGAAGCCGGTGCGCGGGCCGGAGCATTTCATCACCGCCGGCAACGCGAGCCAGCTCTCCGACGGCGCCAGTGTCTGCGTCGTGATGTCAGACCGCGAAGCGTCGCGCCGTGGCTTGACGCCGCTCGGTGCCTTTCGTGGTCTCACCGTCGCTGGCTGCGAGCCTGACGAGATGGGCATCGGCCCGGTCTTCGCCGTCCCCCGCCTGCTCCAGCGTCAGGGGCTGAAGATGGACGATATCGATCTTTGGGAACTGAACGAGGCCTTCGCGAGCCAGGTGCTCTATTGCCGCGACCGGCTCGGCATTCCCAGCGATATCCTCAATGTCGATGGCGGCTCGATTGCCATCGGCCACCCCTACGGCATGAGCGGCTCGCGTATGACTGGGCACGCGCTGATCGAGGGCCGCCGGCGTGGCGCCAAGCGCGCCGTCATCACCATGTGCATCGGCGGCGGCATGGGGGCGGCCGGGTTGTTCGAGATTTTCTGA
- the pimA gene encoding dicarboxylate--CoA ligase PimA produces MSGSRPHPWEAIYPPGLDWGTKIAAGTLTDMLDDAVAAYGDRPAFEFNGHRMSFAEFGAAVARAAAGLARLGAGPGRSVALYLANLPYHPIAFFAVLRTGARVVHLSPLDPLRALRYKMEDSESRILITANLANLLTNAATLARDGVAAHLVVGAADAWGAIPVPLSPLPEGAIDFATLGETPMPLAWPSLTPDDVAVLQYTGGTTGLPRAAMLTHGNFTSAVAIYNAWLAGNGRASRPDDKIIGVLPYFHIYALTNVLLLGIRNGVEQLLRIRFDAETTLRDISEKRATNFPGVPTMWIALANHPDIEKYDLSSLRSIGSGGAPLPQEVAERLEKLTGHRLGGGWGMTETAPAGTSLMPGQIYTAGLIGVPLPGIEMDIVALDDPRRVLPPGERGEIRIKGPNVTKAYWKRPEETESAFVDGWLLTGDIGYMDEKGQFFLVDRKKDMIISGGFNVYPTMIENAIYEHPSVAEVIVIGVPDPYRGQAAKAFVTLREGAEPFTLEELRAFLADKLGRHELPTALEFRASLPRTPVGKLSKRDLIEQEASQHTPGAPAPAS; encoded by the coding sequence ATGAGCGGCTCACGTCCGCATCCCTGGGAAGCGATCTATCCGCCGGGCCTCGACTGGGGGACGAAGATCGCGGCCGGCACGCTCACGGACATGCTCGATGACGCGGTCGCCGCCTATGGCGACCGGCCGGCTTTCGAATTCAATGGCCATCGCATGAGCTTCGCGGAATTTGGCGCCGCCGTCGCGCGCGCCGCCGCCGGCCTTGCGCGCTTGGGCGCCGGGCCAGGACGCTCGGTTGCGCTTTATCTTGCCAATCTCCCCTATCATCCGATCGCGTTTTTCGCGGTGCTCCGCACGGGCGCGCGTGTCGTCCATCTCTCGCCCCTCGATCCGCTGCGCGCGCTCCGCTATAAGATGGAGGATAGCGAGTCGCGCATTCTGATCACCGCCAATCTCGCGAACTTATTGACAAACGCAGCCACGTTGGCGCGGGACGGGGTTGCGGCGCATCTCGTGGTCGGCGCCGCCGACGCCTGGGGGGCAATCCCGGTTCCGCTTTCGCCGCTTCCCGAAGGCGCGATCGACTTCGCAACCTTGGGCGAGACGCCGATGCCGCTTGCATGGCCGTCTCTGACGCCCGATGACGTCGCCGTTTTGCAATATACCGGCGGCACCACCGGTCTGCCGCGCGCGGCGATGCTGACGCATGGCAATTTCACCAGCGCCGTCGCGATTTATAATGCTTGGCTTGCTGGCAATGGGCGGGCATCGCGGCCGGACGATAAAATCATCGGCGTGTTGCCCTATTTTCATATCTATGCGCTGACCAATGTGCTTTTGCTTGGCATCAGGAACGGCGTCGAGCAGTTGTTGAGGATTCGCTTTGATGCGGAAACCACGCTCCGCGATATCAGCGAAAAGCGCGCGACGAATTTCCCTGGCGTGCCGACGATGTGGATCGCGCTCGCCAATCATCCCGATATCGAGAAATATGATTTGTCTTCGCTGCGCTCGATCGGTTCCGGCGGCGCGCCGTTGCCGCAAGAGGTGGCTGAGCGGCTGGAGAAGCTTACCGGCCATCGCCTCGGCGGCGGCTGGGGGATGACCGAAACCGCACCCGCCGGTACCTCGCTGATGCCCGGCCAGATCTATACCGCGGGGCTGATCGGCGTGCCATTGCCGGGGATCGAGATGGACATCGTCGCCCTCGATGATCCGCGCCGCGTTCTTCCTCCCGGTGAGCGCGGTGAAATCCGCATCAAGGGACCGAATGTCACCAAAGCCTATTGGAAACGGCCGGAAGAAACCGAGAGCGCTTTCGTCGATGGCTGGCTCCTGACCGGCGATATCGGCTATATGGACGAAAAAGGGCAATTCTTCCTCGTCGATCGCAAGAAGGATATGATCATCTCGGGCGGCTTCAACGTCTATCCGACGATGATCGAAAACGCGATCTATGAGCACCCTTCGGTTGCCGAGGTCATCGTGATCGGCGTGCCCGATCCCTATCGCGGCCAGGCGGCGAAAGCGTTCGTCACCCTGCGAGAGGGCGCGGAGCCGTTCACGCTCGAGGAATTGCGCGCCTTTCTCGCCGACAAGCTCGGGCGCCACGAATTGCCGACCGCGCTCGAATTTCGGGCCAGCCTGCCGCGCACGCCGGTCGGCAAGCTTTCCAAACGGGATCTGATCGAGCAAGAAGCGAGCCAACACACCCCCGGCGCGCCCGCGCCGGCGTCATAG